Proteins from one Nitrobacteraceae bacterium AZCC 2146 genomic window:
- a CDS encoding NTE family protein (product_source=KO:K07001; cog=COG1752; ko=KO:K07001; pfam=PF01734,PF12536; superfamily=52151), producing the protein MQRPIERRTAATAQSRTSGRASLPGQVVLVLQGGGALGSYQAGVYQALQEAGVEPDWIVGTSIGAINASLIAGNAPQDRLARLNEFWSRMQRASQWDFRSVLPGFGDKWSYWTTLTHGIPGFFTPNPLAHAGDGYPLGPDHAGYYSTAPLQATLSELVDFDLINRGSPRLTVGAAHVRTSQMTYFDSRRCKLDVKHIMASGALPPAFPAVRVNGELYWDGGILSNTPTEVVLDDNPRRDSLIFTVHLWNPVGGEPTTMAEVLNRHKDVQYSSRIASQITRHQQAHRLRHVINELAARLPDAERDRPEVRELMSYGCQTRMHVVQLLAPQLSHEDHTKDVDFSPDGIRQRWEAGYAHTKGVLAREPWVGQFDPLSGVILHEATEYRALAAE; encoded by the coding sequence ATGCAACGACCGATCGAACGTCGGACAGCGGCTACCGCGCAGAGCCGCACATCGGGCCGGGCCAGCCTCCCCGGCCAGGTCGTACTCGTGCTGCAGGGGGGCGGCGCATTGGGATCCTATCAGGCGGGCGTCTACCAGGCACTGCAGGAAGCCGGCGTCGAGCCGGACTGGATCGTCGGCACGTCCATCGGGGCGATCAACGCCAGCCTGATCGCCGGAAACGCGCCGCAGGACCGGCTGGCGCGCCTCAACGAATTCTGGAGCAGGATGCAGCGCGCCTCCCAGTGGGACTTCCGCAGCGTCCTGCCTGGATTCGGCGACAAATGGTCCTACTGGACGACCCTGACGCACGGCATACCCGGCTTCTTCACGCCCAACCCGCTCGCCCATGCCGGCGATGGCTATCCGTTAGGCCCCGACCACGCCGGCTACTACTCGACGGCGCCGCTTCAGGCCACTCTTTCCGAACTCGTCGACTTCGACCTGATCAACCGGGGAAGCCCGCGTCTCACGGTCGGGGCCGCGCACGTGCGGACCAGCCAAATGACGTATTTCGACAGCCGCCGCTGCAAGCTGGACGTGAAGCACATCATGGCGTCCGGCGCGCTGCCGCCCGCATTCCCCGCGGTGCGCGTCAACGGCGAACTGTACTGGGACGGCGGCATCCTCTCCAACACACCGACCGAAGTGGTGCTTGACGATAATCCGCGCAGGGACTCCCTCATCTTCACCGTCCACCTGTGGAATCCCGTTGGGGGCGAGCCGACCACCATGGCGGAGGTCCTCAACCGCCACAAGGACGTGCAGTATTCCAGCCGGATCGCCAGCCAGATCACGCGCCACCAGCAGGCGCACCGGCTGCGCCATGTCATCAACGAGCTCGCAGCGCGATTGCCGGACGCCGAGCGCGACAGGCCGGAGGTGCGCGAATTGATGAGTTACGGGTGCCAGACCCGGATGCACGTGGTGCAGCTGCTGGCTCCGCAGCTCTCGCACGAAGATCATACCAAGGACGTCGATTTCAGTCCCGACGGCATCAGACAGCGTTGGGAGGCGGGCTACGCCCACACCAAGGGCGTGCTCGCGCGCGAGCCCTGGGTCGGTCAGTTCGATCCGCTCTCGGGGGTCATCCTCCACGAAGCCACGGAGTATAGGGCGCTCGCAGCCGAGTGA
- a CDS encoding pimeloyl-ACP methyl ester carboxylesterase (product_source=COG0596; cath_funfam=3.40.50.1820; cog=COG0596; pfam=PF12697; superfamily=53474) translates to MTRRETVDVVGVPISYLTAGEGGPLVLLLHGTYWSRVWQPVLDGIAAAGLRPVAVDFPGFGRSGGELTVSEASVPHLSAWLLRFLEALGHRGPVMVAGHDIGGGVAQHLMLAKEVEVPRLAVVNGIMYDSWPVPGVARFRDPAVAAATTRDDVLAARRVSVVKALGRPASKAEISEYLEPWTDPRVARSWLALAGAADHRYTMEMLPALLQSRTPKLLVWGEDDPFQTVDYAERYAREIPETMLVRIKSAGHIPMENDPKAVAGALAEFFAAER, encoded by the coding sequence ATGACGAGGCGCGAGACAGTCGACGTAGTCGGCGTTCCGATCAGCTATCTCACCGCCGGTGAAGGCGGCCCCTTGGTGCTCCTGCTTCATGGCACCTATTGGAGTCGCGTCTGGCAGCCCGTGCTCGACGGCATCGCCGCCGCCGGCCTTCGCCCAGTCGCGGTCGACTTCCCCGGCTTCGGGCGCTCTGGAGGTGAGCTCACTGTAAGCGAGGCTTCGGTCCCGCATCTTTCCGCCTGGCTGCTACGTTTCCTCGAAGCGCTCGGGCACAGGGGGCCGGTCATGGTCGCTGGCCACGACATAGGCGGAGGCGTGGCGCAGCATCTGATGCTCGCAAAGGAGGTGGAGGTGCCACGCTTGGCCGTGGTGAACGGCATCATGTACGATTCGTGGCCCGTACCCGGTGTTGCCCGCTTCCGGGATCCGGCGGTGGCCGCCGCCACGACACGGGACGATGTTCTCGCCGCGCGTCGCGTGTCCGTCGTAAAGGCGCTCGGACGTCCCGCAAGCAAAGCCGAGATCAGCGAATATCTTGAGCCCTGGACGGACCCGAGGGTTGCCCGCTCGTGGCTTGCGCTCGCGGGCGCGGCCGACCACCGCTACACCATGGAGATGCTGCCGGCCCTGCTCCAATCCAGGACGCCGAAGCTCCTGGTGTGGGGCGAGGACGACCCATTTCAGACGGTCGACTATGCCGAACGCTACGCGCGGGAGATCCCGGAAACAATGCTGGTTCGGATCAAGTCGGCCGGCCACATTCCGATGGAGAATGACCCGAAAGCGGTAGCTGGAGCTCTGGCCGAGTTCTTTGCCGCCGAACGCTAA
- a CDS encoding hypothetical protein (product_source=Hypo-rule applied) — translation MSKGASPIRPAGTIPGQNKSYACIEAGWHGSRVIGGGLCTKAQG, via the coding sequence ATGAGTAAGGGGGCCTCCCCCATTCGCCCCGCCGGCACCATTCCAGGCCAGAATAAAAGCTATGCCTGCATCGAAGCTGGTTGGCATGGATCGCGCGTCATAGGAGGGGGGCTGTGCACGAAGGCGCAGGGTTGA
- a CDS encoding hypothetical protein (product_source=Hypo-rule applied; cleavage_site_network=SignalP-noTM) — MSRISVLKRSISTAAAGLVFVGLLSPANATYQRDAVSVFPDLPIGATADHADVKAAVARSRSIVLTSHLPWLAPVGHRQPLRANVPQSEAISAWERQQLQFDQEQDRKLIICRGC; from the coding sequence ATGTCCCGCATCTCGGTCCTGAAGCGCTCAATCAGCACGGCCGCCGCAGGTCTCGTCTTTGTCGGCCTGCTTTCGCCGGCAAATGCAACCTATCAGCGCGATGCTGTCAGCGTCTTTCCCGATTTGCCGATCGGCGCGACTGCAGATCATGCCGACGTCAAGGCGGCGGTTGCAAGGAGCCGGTCCATAGTACTGACCTCGCACCTGCCCTGGCTTGCTCCGGTCGGCCATCGGCAACCGCTCCGGGCCAACGTCCCCCAATCGGAGGCCATCTCGGCATGGGAGCGCCAGCAACTGCAGTTCGACCAGGAGCAGGACCGCAAGCTGATTATCTGCCGCGGGTGCTGA
- a CDS encoding GST-like protein (product_source=KO:K11209; cath_funfam=1.20.1050.10,3.40.30.10; cog=COG0625; ko=KO:K11209; pfam=PF00043,PF02798; superfamily=47616,52833) — translation MIDLYYWPTPNGHKITMFLEEAGLDYTIHPVDISAGDQFRPDFLAISPNNRMPAIIDTAPADGGEPISVFESGAILLYLAEKTGRFLPKDVRGRKTATEWLFWQVGGLGPMAGQNHHFGLYAPSKIPYAIERYVKETNRLYGVLNRHLEHRTFIAGDGYSIADMTSYPWIVPWKRQQQNLDDFPNLRRWFATVRARPGTQRAYAKGEPYSSRPTVTEEGKKILFGQTATTALAV, via the coding sequence ATGATCGACCTCTACTACTGGCCTACGCCGAACGGCCACAAGATCACGATGTTCTTGGAGGAAGCCGGACTGGACTACACGATCCACCCGGTTGACATCAGCGCCGGCGATCAGTTCAGGCCCGACTTCCTCGCCATCTCGCCGAACAACCGCATGCCGGCGATCATCGATACCGCGCCGGCCGACGGCGGCGAACCGATCAGCGTGTTCGAGTCGGGAGCCATCCTGTTGTACCTGGCCGAGAAGACCGGTCGCTTCCTGCCGAAGGACGTCCGCGGCCGTAAGACCGCCACCGAGTGGCTGTTCTGGCAAGTGGGCGGGTTAGGGCCGATGGCCGGACAGAACCATCACTTCGGGCTCTACGCGCCGAGCAAAATTCCTTACGCGATCGAGCGCTACGTGAAGGAGACAAACCGTCTCTACGGCGTCCTCAATCGTCATCTCGAACACCGCACGTTCATCGCCGGCGACGGCTACAGCATTGCCGACATGACTTCCTATCCGTGGATCGTTCCCTGGAAGCGCCAGCAGCAGAATCTGGACGACTTCCCGAACCTGCGGCGCTGGTTCGCCACGGTGCGCGCGCGCCCCGGGACGCAGCGGGCCTACGCGAAAGGCGAGCCGTACTCGAGCCGCCCCACCGTCACGGAAGAAGGGAAGAAGATCCTGTTCGGCCAGACCGCAACAACAGCGCTGGCCGTTTGA
- a CDS encoding putative peroxidase-related enzyme (product_source=TIGR01926; cath_funfam=1.20.5.810; cog=COG2128; pfam=PF02627; superfamily=69118; tigrfam=TIGR01926) codes for MINDFTLHDTSGAPPASAEILNGVQKTWGFVPNLHRVLAESPAALEAYSTLWGIAEKTGFTPQERNIAYLAIIYENECTYCMAGHTNLSKMAKVEDSAIAAVREGRPIEDAKLEALRQFAAKITRQRGFVSEADVSAFKAAGYDNRAVLDVLVLAATKLISNYTNHLAQTPNDPFMKGAEWAAPGKLKAAA; via the coding sequence ATGATCAACGACTTCACGCTTCACGACACCTCCGGTGCACCGCCGGCCTCGGCCGAGATTCTAAACGGCGTTCAAAAGACCTGGGGCTTCGTGCCCAACCTTCACCGCGTATTAGCCGAGAGCCCCGCCGCGCTCGAGGCCTACAGCACCCTGTGGGGAATTGCGGAAAAGACAGGCTTCACCCCGCAGGAGCGCAACATCGCCTATCTCGCCATCATCTACGAGAACGAGTGCACCTACTGCATGGCCGGTCACACTAATCTCTCGAAGATGGCGAAGGTGGAGGACTCGGCGATCGCGGCCGTGCGCGAGGGCAGGCCGATTGAGGACGCCAAGCTCGAGGCGCTGCGCCAGTTCGCAGCCAAGATTACCCGTCAGCGTGGCTTCGTGAGCGAGGCCGACGTTTCAGCCTTCAAGGCCGCCGGATACGACAATCGTGCGGTGCTCGACGTCCTCGTGCTCGCCGCGACCAAGCTCATTTCGAACTACACCAACCATCTCGCGCAGACGCCCAACGATCCATTCATGAAGGGCGCCGAATGGGCCGCCCCGGGCAAGCTGAAGGCTGCCGCCTGA
- a CDS encoding DNA-binding beta-propeller fold protein YncE (product_source=COG3391; cog=COG3391; superfamily=101898), with protein MVLLVTSASGANGAGYGRLLAFGEAGELLRPFSEDARIVDPRGLGVDGALLFLNSGSNRILALDGKGRVVRESGAIAGLNPGGGNFRPGGRYYVGLRAARTIMAFAPTLDGQGDPELPSAVVPFPRGFAFDQDDALFLASGIGPGGEGDNTILAFGPERRIKSSWKVEDPELGPLDLVIAPNGNVVVSSEHPFGAPDAVTTIREYDRTDGRLVRILAPNRGTGFRKPRGLRFGPDGKLYCVAQDEVVVFDFVSGKCLGAVVRLPGLNGQAVIFFG; from the coding sequence ATGGTTCTCCTCGTGACGAGCGCCTCAGGCGCGAACGGTGCGGGTTACGGCAGGCTGCTGGCGTTCGGTGAGGCCGGAGAACTGCTCAGACCGTTCAGCGAGGATGCTCGGATCGTCGATCCGCGCGGACTCGGCGTCGATGGGGCTTTGCTCTTTCTCAACAGTGGGTCGAACCGGATTCTGGCGCTCGACGGCAAGGGTCGTGTGGTGCGCGAGAGCGGCGCGATAGCCGGGTTGAACCCGGGCGGCGGCAACTTCAGACCCGGTGGCCGGTACTATGTTGGATTGCGCGCTGCACGGACCATCATGGCGTTTGCGCCGACGCTCGATGGGCAGGGCGACCCTGAGCTTCCGTCCGCGGTGGTCCCGTTTCCGCGCGGGTTTGCATTCGACCAGGACGACGCTCTCTTTCTCGCGTCCGGCATCGGTCCGGGCGGCGAAGGCGACAACACCATTTTGGCGTTTGGTCCGGAACGGAGGATCAAGTCGTCCTGGAAGGTCGAGGATCCGGAGCTCGGCCCGCTCGACCTCGTAATCGCGCCGAACGGAAACGTAGTCGTCAGCAGCGAGCATCCGTTCGGAGCTCCGGATGCGGTGACAACCATCCGCGAATACGATCGGACCGATGGTCGTCTCGTTCGCATCCTCGCTCCGAATCGCGGGACCGGATTCAGGAAGCCGCGCGGCCTACGCTTCGGGCCGGATGGCAAGCTCTACTGCGTGGCTCAAGACGAAGTCGTCGTCTTTGATTTCGTGAGCGGCAAATGCCTGGGCGCGGTTGTCAGGCTACCGGGCCTCAACGGCCAGGCTGTGATCTTCTTTGGATAA
- a CDS encoding hypothetical protein (product_source=Hypo-rule applied), giving the protein MTQIEVVEAPRLDGKRRALVLTEDRVGHYPEFREFFVRRFALDSNGLARPGYVQAPSGMVYALVFIGRSGEPFPDGIEIYALSDALEPLNEADVETDLWALLRWIIEGVGGEWRVEDLDATGRLYQLAAAGAG; this is encoded by the coding sequence ATGACGCAGATTGAAGTCGTGGAGGCGCCCCGCCTCGACGGCAAAAGAAGGGCGCTGGTGCTGACGGAGGACCGCGTCGGACACTACCCCGAATTCCGCGAGTTCTTCGTCCGGCGCTTTGCCCTCGATTCGAACGGCCTGGCACGGCCCGGGTATGTGCAGGCTCCCTCGGGAATGGTCTACGCGCTCGTGTTCATCGGAAGGAGCGGAGAGCCGTTTCCGGATGGCATCGAGATCTACGCTCTGTCGGATGCGTTGGAGCCATTGAACGAAGCGGACGTCGAAACCGATCTCTGGGCATTGCTGAGGTGGATTATCGAGGGCGTCGGCGGCGAATGGCGGGTCGAGGACCTGGACGCGACGGGAAGGCTGTACCAGCTGGCTGCCGCCGGAGCAGGATAG
- a CDS encoding pimeloyl-ACP methyl ester carboxylesterase (product_source=COG0596; cath_funfam=3.40.50.1820; cog=COG0596; pfam=PF00561; superfamily=53474), with product MDASGGAQRFAHEQWPYEPKFMRVNDWRMHYIDEGAGDPVVLLHGNPAWGFLYRKFVKPLTAAGRRVIVPDMIGFGLSEKPVREQAHSLDGHIANLTSLLRQLDVRNATMVCHDWGGPTGLGFALSNRNRVRALVIMSTWAWPLPPAEFHNRIFPWRMMHAPVVGPYLLGRYNALAGRGMYLSVVDREKFRAEAQSVYEGMLPDPGSRLLTWTWPRWIPLDESARGFARFEWLERELRKSKFPTLLVWGREDEVFDHKTFATRFKELLPHAEGPELVTGRHFLQEDSGAEIAEKINRFLDRIDGRQS from the coding sequence ATGGATGCATCGGGAGGAGCGCAGAGGTTCGCGCATGAGCAATGGCCATACGAGCCTAAATTTATGCGCGTCAACGACTGGCGCATGCACTACATCGACGAGGGCGCCGGCGATCCGGTGGTTCTCCTTCACGGCAATCCGGCATGGGGCTTTCTATACCGGAAATTCGTGAAGCCGCTGACCGCGGCGGGCAGGCGCGTGATCGTTCCGGACATGATCGGCTTCGGCCTGTCCGAGAAGCCCGTCCGCGAACAGGCTCACAGCCTCGATGGCCACATCGCAAATCTCACCAGCTTGCTGCGGCAATTGGACGTGCGCAACGCTACGATGGTTTGCCACGACTGGGGAGGTCCGACAGGTCTTGGATTTGCGTTGTCCAATCGCAACCGCGTCCGCGCCCTGGTGATCATGAGCACATGGGCTTGGCCGCTGCCTCCGGCGGAATTCCACAACCGGATATTCCCGTGGCGCATGATGCATGCGCCTGTCGTCGGTCCGTATCTTCTCGGGCGCTACAACGCGCTTGCAGGTCGCGGGATGTACCTTTCCGTGGTCGACCGCGAGAAGTTCAGGGCCGAGGCTCAGAGCGTCTACGAAGGCATGTTGCCGGATCCGGGGTCGCGTCTTCTCACGTGGACCTGGCCGCGCTGGATACCGCTGGACGAGAGCGCGCGCGGCTTCGCGCGTTTCGAATGGCTCGAGCGCGAACTGAGGAAGTCGAAATTCCCGACGCTTCTGGTCTGGGGCAGAGAGGACGAGGTGTTCGACCACAAGACGTTCGCGACCCGTTTCAAGGAGCTGCTGCCTCACGCCGAAGGGCCCGAACTGGTGACGGGGCGACACTTCCTCCAAGAGGACTCGGGTGCCGAGATCGCCGAGAAGATCAATCGTTTCCTGGACCGCATCGATGGGAGGCAGTCATGA
- a CDS encoding DNA-binding transcriptional LysR family regulator (product_source=COG0583; cath_funfam=1.10.10.10,3.40.190.10; cog=COG0583; pfam=PF00126,PF03466; superfamily=46785,53850) produces the protein MDRLASMETFVRVVETGSFSGAARQLRVGQPAVSKSVAQLEEYLGVKLLTRSTRGLTPTEAGLGYLERARRALEEAAEAEVAARGAGAGLKGRLRICAAVTFARIHLIPLLPQFMAQNPDLDLEVVLDDRQIDLVQEGIDVALRMGKMMDSALTARRIARCKRLVLGTPAYFDRAGTPTTPSELSKHQAVVYLQGEGSVWSFRRETSELAVTVQSRLRVTAAEGVRAAVLADVGLTIASEWMFSPELRSGAVRAVLSEWSLPALDLWAVLPTGRAATAKARAFVDFFDRTFNA, from the coding sequence ATGGATCGTCTGGCTTCGATGGAGACGTTCGTGCGGGTGGTCGAAACGGGGTCCTTCTCCGGAGCGGCCCGGCAGCTTCGGGTGGGACAACCGGCGGTCTCGAAGTCGGTCGCGCAGCTGGAGGAGTATCTCGGGGTCAAGCTGCTGACGCGCTCGACCCGCGGCCTCACCCCGACGGAGGCCGGGCTCGGTTATCTCGAGCGTGCCAGGCGCGCCCTCGAGGAAGCGGCCGAAGCCGAGGTCGCCGCGCGGGGAGCCGGCGCCGGACTGAAAGGCAGATTGCGCATCTGCGCCGCCGTCACCTTCGCCCGCATCCATCTCATTCCGCTGTTGCCGCAATTCATGGCGCAGAATCCGGACCTAGACTTGGAGGTCGTTCTGGACGACCGGCAGATCGACCTCGTCCAGGAGGGCATCGACGTGGCGCTTCGGATGGGAAAGATGATGGACTCGGCGCTGACCGCTCGACGTATCGCAAGATGCAAGCGCCTCGTGCTGGGGACGCCTGCCTACTTCGATCGCGCCGGCACGCCAACCACGCCAAGCGAGCTGAGCAAACATCAGGCCGTCGTCTATCTCCAGGGAGAGGGCAGCGTTTGGTCGTTCCGGCGCGAGACTTCCGAATTGGCGGTGACCGTTCAAAGCAGATTGCGGGTGACTGCTGCGGAAGGCGTAAGAGCTGCGGTGCTCGCCGATGTAGGCCTCACCATCGCGTCGGAGTGGATGTTCAGCCCTGAACTACGATCGGGCGCGGTCCGTGCGGTCCTGTCGGAATGGAGTCTTCCCGCGCTCGACCTGTGGGCAGTGCTTCCGACCGGGCGCGCAGCAACGGCCAAGGCGCGGGCGTTCGTGGATTTCTTCGATCGTACGTTCAACGCATAG
- a CDS encoding hypothetical protein (product_source=Hypo-rule applied; superfamily=81502; transmembrane_helix_parts=Inside_1_42,TMhelix_43_65,Outside_66_77) yields the protein MSTHEHQIAMPVRSAGAGSIRMTRAKAVAIETVQTLSATARDVLFAYAMTGSAVASLAIIAAPHLEMLLRCIFYGRG from the coding sequence ATGAGCACCCATGAACACCAGATCGCGATGCCGGTCCGGAGCGCCGGTGCAGGCTCGATCCGCATGACCCGCGCGAAGGCCGTTGCCATCGAAACCGTCCAGACCCTGAGCGCGACGGCAAGAGACGTTCTGTTCGCCTATGCGATGACGGGCAGCGCGGTGGCGAGCCTCGCCATCATCGCAGCGCCGCATCTGGAGATGCTGCTGCGCTGCATCTTCTATGGCCGGGGATGA
- a CDS encoding peroxiredoxin (product_source=COG1225; cath_funfam=3.40.30.10; cog=COG1225; pfam=PF00578; superfamily=52833), translating to MSLQAKLDAFKTDFEAGKPPYSVPRSVIETMHRATAELIESGAAQRVKKAGDVAPSFSLKDPEGNVVNSSDLLKRGPLVLSFYRGVWCPYCNMELQALEAAKPEFDKYGASLIAISPQTAPNSRKSVRQNKLGFPILSDVKGRVGAAFGLRFNLPDYLVELYKQLKNDLPTFNDDPSWTLPMPARYVIGQDGVILYSEVNPDYTRRPDPEDMIPVLQRAAVVKA from the coding sequence ATGTCGCTTCAAGCCAAGCTCGACGCTTTCAAAACCGATTTCGAGGCCGGAAAGCCGCCCTACAGTGTCCCTCGATCGGTCATCGAGACGATGCACCGCGCCACCGCAGAACTGATCGAATCAGGGGCCGCCCAACGCGTCAAGAAGGCCGGCGATGTAGCGCCGTCCTTCTCGCTGAAGGATCCGGAAGGCAACGTCGTCAACTCGTCGGATCTGCTGAAACGCGGCCCGTTGGTGCTCAGCTTCTATCGCGGCGTATGGTGCCCGTACTGCAACATGGAGCTGCAGGCGCTCGAAGCCGCCAAGCCGGAATTCGACAAGTATGGCGCATCTCTCATCGCCATCTCGCCGCAGACCGCCCCGAACAGCCGCAAGTCGGTGCGCCAGAACAAGCTCGGCTTCCCGATCCTCTCGGACGTGAAGGGCAGGGTCGGCGCCGCATTCGGACTGCGCTTCAATCTGCCCGACTACCTGGTCGAGCTCTACAAGCAGTTGAAGAACGATCTGCCGACGTTCAACGACGATCCGAGTTGGACGCTGCCGATGCCGGCCCGCTACGTCATCGGACAGGACGGCGTGATCCTCTACTCCGAAGTGAACCCCGACTACACCCGCCGGCCCGACCCTGAAGACATGATCCCGGTCCTCCAGCGGGCGGCCGTCGTCAAGGCGTGA
- a CDS encoding N-ethylmaleimide reductase (product_source=KO:K10680; cath_funfam=3.20.20.70; cog=COG1902; ko=KO:K10680; pfam=PF00724; superfamily=51395) — MSKLFSTAEVGPYRLSHRVVMAPLTRMRSDPGDIPSDLMVEYYTQRASDGGLIVSEATPVSIRGNGYAGAPGVYSDSQIAGWRRVTDAVHAKGGRIFQQLWHVGRQSHVDLQPNGEAPVAPSAIAAEGYAYTKRGEAPFSIPRALELHEIPGIIEEFRSGAERALRAGFDGVEIHGANGYLPDQFLQDGTNKRTDEYGGPIENRARFLLEVTQAAISAWGADRVGVRISPSGTYGSMSDSNPPVTFGYVATELDRLSIAYLHVVEPRIKGTEEISHGQAPIATQHLRPKFSRTLIAAGGFGPDSAEAIVAAGDADLVAFGRHFISNPDLPARLRKGLPLNRYDRTTFYGGDARGYVDYPAAEVASAA, encoded by the coding sequence ATGAGCAAGCTGTTCTCGACGGCCGAAGTCGGTCCCTACCGGTTGTCCCATCGTGTGGTGATGGCTCCGTTGACGCGAATGCGGTCTGATCCGGGCGATATTCCGAGCGACCTCATGGTCGAATACTACACCCAGCGCGCCTCCGACGGCGGTCTGATCGTCTCCGAAGCGACGCCGGTCTCGATCCGCGGCAACGGTTATGCGGGGGCGCCCGGCGTCTACTCGGATAGTCAGATCGCCGGATGGCGGCGCGTCACCGACGCGGTCCACGCCAAGGGCGGCCGCATCTTCCAGCAGTTGTGGCATGTCGGACGGCAGTCGCATGTCGACCTGCAGCCGAACGGTGAAGCGCCGGTCGCGCCTTCTGCCATTGCGGCAGAGGGCTACGCTTACACCAAGCGCGGCGAAGCCCCGTTCTCGATCCCGCGCGCCCTCGAACTGCATGAGATCCCGGGTATCATCGAGGAGTTTCGATCCGGTGCCGAGCGCGCGCTGCGTGCGGGTTTCGACGGCGTCGAGATTCACGGCGCGAACGGCTACCTGCCCGATCAATTCCTGCAGGACGGGACCAACAAGCGCACGGACGAGTACGGCGGCCCGATCGAAAATCGCGCGCGCTTCCTGCTCGAGGTGACGCAGGCGGCCATCTCCGCCTGGGGTGCCGATCGTGTGGGCGTGCGCATCTCGCCAAGCGGCACGTACGGATCCATGTCGGACAGCAATCCGCCCGTAACCTTCGGCTACGTGGCGACGGAGCTGGATCGCCTGAGCATCGCCTACCTCCACGTCGTCGAGCCGCGCATCAAGGGCACCGAGGAGATCTCGCATGGCCAGGCGCCGATCGCCACCCAGCATCTGCGGCCGAAGTTCTCGCGGACCCTGATCGCGGCAGGCGGCTTCGGACCGGATTCGGCGGAGGCCATCGTCGCGGCCGGCGACGCCGACCTCGTCGCATTCGGCCGCCATTTCATCTCCAACCCGGATCTACCCGCACGGCTGCGCAAGGGCCTGCCGCTCAACCGTTACGACCGGACGACCTTTTATGGCGGCGACGCGCGCGGCTACGTCGACTACCCGGCCGCCGAGGTCGCATCGGCAGCCTGA
- a CDS encoding 2,4'-dihydroxyacetophenone dioxygenase (product_source=KO:K05913; cath_funfam=2.60.120.10; cog=COG1917; ko=KO:K05913; pfam=PF12973; superfamily=51182) → MTTTPSSEQQQAPERRSVDQSKIAYQKPQPASMVPDVFVGSALELDGDEREWVPQSDTVAFRPLVLNVSQGYYINILRVRSSGVLSRHRHSGPVHAFTLRGRWRYLEHDWTATPGDYAFEPPGETHTLVVPDDVKEMATLFHVTGGYTYVDPYGEALGYEDVFTKLEHAIRHYEAIGLGKDHVRKIVR, encoded by the coding sequence ATGACGACCACGCCTTCATCGGAGCAACAGCAGGCGCCCGAGCGCCGGTCCGTCGATCAGAGCAAGATCGCGTATCAGAAACCTCAGCCCGCAAGCATGGTGCCGGATGTATTCGTCGGCTCCGCATTGGAGCTTGACGGCGACGAACGCGAATGGGTCCCGCAGTCGGACACTGTCGCGTTCAGACCGCTCGTGCTGAACGTGAGCCAGGGGTACTACATCAACATCCTGCGGGTTCGGTCCTCCGGCGTGCTGTCGCGCCACCGCCATTCCGGACCGGTGCATGCCTTCACGCTGCGCGGAAGATGGCGCTACCTCGAGCACGACTGGACCGCGACCCCAGGCGACTACGCATTCGAGCCGCCCGGCGAGACGCACACTCTCGTCGTTCCGGACGACGTCAAGGAGATGGCCACGCTCTTTCACGTGACCGGCGGGTACACCTACGTCGATCCCTACGGCGAGGCGCTCGGATACGAAGACGTTTTCACCAAGCTGGAGCACGCGATCAGGCACTACGAAGCCATCGGGCTCGGCAAGGATCATGTCAGGAAGATCGTCCGATGA